AGAGGGAGCCGGATCCAGTGGCTTGCTGCGGCGAAGGCACCGCGTGCCCGCAGAATCCACCTTCAAGTCATATCGGACGGCTGGCAACGAATCTACACGGCACACACACTTACAGCAGCAGGTTTAGAAGAATAGGAATAAAACAGCAGGTTATTTTTGAACGCAGAATACAACAGCATGTTTATAAGTACAGATTACACCTCTCAACATCTGAAATCTGCACAGGTTTATATAAGAACAATAGTTCATCAACTCTAATTTCTTTACAAATCTGCAGTCCCAAATCTGAACAGTTGACAGATTGAAAGTTGGAAGCACTTAGCACAGGAATTTGTTCTTACATGATCAGTTAGGCCACAAAAGACTTCATTTAGCCACAAAATCCAAAATACTATAGTCAACTATGTCCAAAATATTAGTCGATATTgtccaaaatccaaaataCTATAGGTCGTACATGCTAGAAGATATGCTCATCATAAATGGCGTCCGTCAAGAGCTGCGTGTAACTGATGATGGCGTCACACCCTTGAATCTCTAGATTTGCTCCTTTATTGTTGTCATCCTTCTCCACTCCTACTTGAGACTCTACACCATCATGTTTCTTTGGTTGCTGCCAATAAAACAAATTGTAGAAAGTAGTTTAGAAATGAATGGTAACAACATAGGAGCTCCAACAACATATAATGTAAATATTGCAACATACCTTTGCTCCTCTGTTTTTGGATGCAGCAACTTGAATTGGCCGCCTCCCCTTGAGTAACTTATCAAGCCaagttttctttctccttAAATTTTTTGATGGAACCTCCTTTTTCTTGAGCTTTGCAGCAGTAAGAAACTCATTTGTTTGCTGAAGATTTGGGTCAACATTTTCTTGGCCACTACCTTGCTTATCCATAGTATTGGTAGTTGCATTGAGTTTATCCTCTAATTGAGGACCAATGTTGTCAAGTGCATTTTCTAACATGAGACAACATTCAAGAGAGTTGACTACTTTATATGCCATTGTGTGAAATTTGTGAGACAAATTCTTGTACCGAAGCTGAGCTTCCAACTTTGGATTTTCTACCACGTTCCTTCCTTGTCTATCAAGTATGCTTCCGTTACGTGCTTCCCTAGTCCATCTCTTTAAGTAGTAGTGTGTTGGCAAGGTCTTTATATTCATAAAATCGAGAACTTTGAGACCATGTCCACATAATATTCCCGTCCTATTGAACATTCCACAACTACATGAAACTATTTGGGTCAAAGGATCACCTGTCACTATGCGCTCCTCCTCAAATTTCAGATCACCATGCAAACTCCCAATAGAAATAGCAAACTTGTTAGTTCATCCAATATTCTAGTGCATGCAGCCATGGATCTTTCATATTCACTTTGGAAAACTTCAAAAATAACCGGAGTGTACTCTTTGCTTGCTAGCACCAACATAGGTGTGTGCATTTTGATTCTTGGTAACTTCTTCCTTGCCTCAAATTCATTCCGTTCTTCTTTTTACTTCTACCGTCCTCTCAAAATGCATCAAGAACCGAACAATATGAAAATCTGGTTTCAAATGGTTTTTCAATGAATTATTGAAGCTCTCACTAAGTTGTGTACTTCTCACTCCCAAACTGAAAACATCTCTCATATAACATTCAGcccatttttctttcaactTGTAGATACTATCTAACCAAGATTGCTTATGCACCTTTTGTCTCGTATTGTCAAATGCTTCTTCAAATTCGTCTTTGTTCTCATAACCATACATACAATGACTAAAATCAGTGAGAATATGAGACTCCTCGTCTTCATCTTTCCCCTCATCTTTCTCTTTACCTTCATCATTTTCTTGACCCTTCACTTGAGTTAAATGTTTGACAGCATTCTGCATTATATGAAAGGTGCACAATCCATGATATGATTCCGTGAAGACTTTCTCAATAGCTTTCCCTATCGCTGCATCTTGATGCGTGTAAATAGTTCTAGGTTGCCTTCCATTATGTGCAGCTAGAAAAGTCTCGAAAAAATCCATGTAAATGAGTCACATGTTTCATCAAATAGCAGTGCAGCACCGAAAATGCTGGTTTCTCTGAATTGATTGAGCCCAAGAAAAACACCAAATGGCCTATATTCTTTGTTTGTGCCAAAAGTAGTATCAAATGTGACAACATCACCAAAATGTGCATAGTTAAGAACCATTTTAGCATCAGCCCAGAATATGTTGGTTATATGCTCCTCACAATCCAACTGCAAAGCATATTGGAAAGATGGGTTCTCAACGATTTTGTCATGGAAATACTTCAACATACTACCGGCTTGTCCAAAAGCCAACTCCCTCTGCCGCTTGCTTCGCAAATGATTCTTTTGGTCACGACAAGTGTAGCCAAGGTTAAGTGGTCCACCAACTTGACGACAAGCAAACTCGTGAGCAGCTTTTGGCATAATTCCAGAATTCTCAGCGATTTCTATTTCAAAAGCTTGCATTTCAGAAATCTTCCTTTGTGATGCCATCAAGTGACATGTTTGGGGTAATTGAAGAAAGTGATTGTGTTCCAACACAACATCAGTGATTTCATAATTTCGTGCAAGTCGATTCAAGGTTACAGTCATCCGAGCTTTGCAATCTGTCCTTTCAGCCCTAAAACGCTTTGGCACATGATCCAAtatttctctatttttttcccAATACCCTCATTGGAACAAACAAATCTACATGACACTACTTGACCATCTAACTTGCTagcatttttgtttcttttcctcaCATCAAACCCTGCACGACCCCCATATGCAACCCAAAACACCCAAGCTTCATCTGGATTTTTAAACCGCATGCCTACTTGAGGCATTGCTTTATCAATGTCTCCCATTGCACAAATGCTGAAATTCGCACAACAGATCACCCAAATCAACGCGAATTTGCACAATTAGGTAGCACACACATCACAAAATTCATAACAAAGAAGCAAAATGCATACCTGCTGCTTCTGGAGGCCGGCAGAGATGGGGCTTCTCCCACCGTTGGAGCCGGGAGCGGGGGGATCCAGGAGAGAGGGGGAGCGGGGCCTCAGGAAGTCGACAAAGGGCGGAGGAGAGGCCGTCGGAGCCGGGAGAGGCGGGCGGACGAGGCCGTCGGGGCGGGAGCTCCGTCGGGTCGGGGAGAGGCGGGGTGGGGGAGGCCGTCGAGGCGCTAAGAGGAGGGGCGATGGAGGCGGGCGGGAGCTCCGTCGGGTCAGGGAGAGGCGGGGTGGGGGAGGCCGTCGAGGCGCTGAGAGGAGAGGCGATGGAGGCCGTCGGACAGGGGCGGAGGAGCCACTGGCGGCCGGTGGAGcttgctctcctccgcctcccgcggcggcgacgatggcgggAGAGCCCCAGAAGCCCGCGAAGAATTTGCCTCTTGCTTCTTTCCTCTGTTGCGCTCGGGTAGACAGGCAGGTGAGGATCAAGCTGCTAGCCGTCCGATCTAATTAAACGGTGGATGGGAGGCCGCAGGGCACGCGGTGCCTTTACCACAGCAAGGCACTGGATTCGGCTCCGCAGGAGAGAGTCGCAGGATGCACCCATCAGTGGCAGGTACAAGTTAAAACTGTCTGACACTACAGAATCTACAGTGGAGCTTGGGGACTGGCATTGCTTATAATTTCCCGTTTATAAGAATTGACTTGCCAGAACGCTTATCAAAACGTCTTATAAAAAAGAACAGGGAGTACTAGACTAGTAGTTCATGTTTAGATTGGATCAATTTGCCTGCTTGGTTAGATTTGAATcgatttcttctttttttagctTGATTTGAATCGATTTCTAGTACAGTTAGTAGTAACAGAGAAGCATCTGCTCAGTTTGCCTGCTTGTTTAACGTTCTACTTCTTTTAATCGTGCCTCTTTCGGCAGATCGCAAAAGATTAATAAGATCGCCCAATGTGCAGTGCACCATCCATCCCATTCTAATGAGAATTGCAGGTACAAGTCAAAACTGCCTGACACTAGAAACAAAAATCGACACCGATCGATTTGGGAGCCAGAAGCGGCGACCTTTTGCAAGTACGCAAGCACAGCAGTAGGATATTAGAAATGAATCGGTCAGCAGGAAACAATTTGCGTGAGACAGTGAGATGGAGGAGACACGATTGCTTCCTAGTTCGATTCTTGTCCGTGCTCACGCTTTCCAAATGTGCGAAGGAACCCAACACAAGTCACAGAGAAAAACCATAGTTTGTcatatttccttttcttggtTACTCACATTTCCCCATCCGGTGGGTACAGAGGATGAGGTGGTATTTCTGCTCCTGCAAACAATGTCTGTCCGTGCGGTCGCGCCTCTCCTCGTtcggcttcttctcctttttagGGACCGTCTCAGAATTTTTGGGCAAAACATATTAGTATATGTTAATTTTATATGTTCCTGTTGACTTGGACCttgatatttgtttttttaaagaCCTGAGACCTCGATAACCGTCTTCCTCGTCCACTGATAGACTTTCCATTTTGCTTGAGGCAAAGCTAAGCAATGCAATAGCTGAGACGAAGCCCCAAGCAGGAAAAGGGCTTTTTCCTTCGTTGGTATGCTACTATTCACTCATTGGACTCAAAGGAACGGAGACGAAAGAAATCCTTTGATCTCTGTTTCAAAGGGAAAACACATAAATCTAACAATCcgatgaaaaaaaagacaagagtGATCGTTGGTATGATAACATTCTAATTATACTTATCCATGTGGTTTGACTGGGTTTACTAGGCTTTTTGTGCATATTCGACACGTGTGTCATGCTCTTCAGGTGGAGGCTAGTTTCTTTGGGATAGAAGCCTTCGAAAAGAACTTGGCCAATGTGTGGGTTTACAAACATATACTATATGTTTATTTAGATATGAACAAATTAGCATTGATTCATAGCAATGCACTAGTGTCTTACAGCCTTGTTTCTAGGcttgagtgagtgagtgataTTTATGCGCGGATTTCCTCTGATCACTGTGGTTTCAAAGTTGAACCTGGTGTGTTGGGCAACTAGCTGCCCGTGTTCTCCAATCGagcaaaacacacacatacgAAAACACCTGTAATACTTTGAACAATCGGTCACAGGAGCTGTCGTCGCAAACATAAAACATGGCTCGttaagaaaagaagaaggcgcgCGTAGGCTGCCCTCGCAGAAGTAAAACACCATCCCTatgcttttttgtttcttgtttgtttgtttttttagtgttttcgatccttttttttttcgaaactaGGCGTTCCAGTTGAGCTCGCCGGTCGACAGAGGCAGCGACGACATGAGGCGCTGCACGTCGAGGCCGCCGAACTCGTCGTCCGTGGTGACGACCGACGATGGCCCCGgcgacccgccaccggtgcccTGCAGCCACTGATCCCTGGAAACCGGTCCGACGAACATGCTTGCTGGcatctcctccaccgccgcgtTCGCCGTCCTCCCCGTCTCTGCCTTCATGTCATCTGCATATCATCGATTAAAAccgcgacaagaatttaggatcagagagtAATTAATATGCCATGGTGGATAATGAACAACCCATACACATCCATTTCAAGGGGAAAATAAGCAACATCGGACAAAAGTTTTGCTTAGAAATTCAGCATGAATTCAAATCAAATAGAGCAAGATGCCACTGACCAAAGAGGAAGTCCCATTTCCCGCCATGGAGCGGGTCCTGGTTTCCCGGAGCGGGTGAGTACTGCGACGAGgtctggcggtggtggtgggtgAGGTTCTCTTCGCCGAGCAGCATCGCCTCGAGCAGGCCCAGGCTcaggccgtcgccgccgtcgtccgccgccgcgtgaAACTGGTTCGAAGGGTGGAGGACCTCGCGAGCTCTGGCCGGCAATGGCGggagccccgccgccgccctgaacccgccgccgccatgatgATGGAGCACCGGGTGGTGGTGAGCATGATGGTGGTTTCCatggtgatgctgctgctgttggatTTGGTTGAGGAGCGGGTAGCTCTGGTTGATGAGCGGCGAGTGAGcggaggcagaggcagaggagggCGACGGCACTTTCGGCGGCAGCGCGAACGAGTTCCTCCCGTCCTGCAGGACCAACGGcgccgggcgggcggcgcgggcggcgggggcgggggcgaaGGGGTTGAGGTTGTGGGCGCGGAAGAGCGCGATCTCCCGCTCGACGTCCGGCGGGTACATGGGCTGCCcggcgcgctgccgccgcttgAGCCGCGTGTTCCAGTAGTTCTTCACCTCGTTGTCCGTCCTCCCCGGCAGcttcaaaatcaaaaggaTCAGAATCGaatcgaagaagaagaagaccgaataagaaaaaaaaaaagagaagcatTGTGGCCGTACGTGGGAGGAGATGCGGGCCCATTTGTTGCCGAtgaggccgtggaggcggaggatgAGGCGCTCCTCGTCAGGGGAGAATGGGCCCTTGCGGAGGTTGGGCCGGAGGTGGTTGGCCCAGCGGAGGCGGCAGCTCTTGCCGCACCGCTGCAGCCCGGCCTCACGCCGCACCGCGTTCCAGTTGCCCTCGCCGTGCCGGCGGACGTGCTCCAGCAGCACCGTGTCCTCCGCCTGCGTCCACGGCCCCTTCTTCAGCCCTCCTaactcccctcctcctcctcctccgccgccgccgttgttgCCCCTCGACgacatctccatctccatgctTAACGGATTGATTGATTAAGAAGTAAGTGTGCCTCGATCTTCTCCCCGCCCCTTCTCGTCGGCTCGGAGAAGAGGGGAGAGATCGAGATCGAGACAGCGGCtaggcgacgacgacgtcggCCGGCGCTCGTCGAATAATAACCACCTCCCGCGCGCGCATTGCCTGCCTTGGATAATGGGGATCGAACTGGCCGGAACTAATCAGTAGGATCGAAGGACcaggggaaaaaagaaagaaagaatgaTGATCAAATGAATCGCCTTGGGTTATCTCtcgcctcttcctcctcctcctcctcctcctcctcctcctcctcctcctcctcgtggaGTCAATGTGGGTCGAAATGGCCAGCTCTCATGGGGTTCCCGACCGGCGTCACTGGCCAGGGAACAACACAGCGAGCCGTGCCGCCGTGCCGCCAAAAAGGATTAATTTTTTGCCGGAACGACGGCGTTgggatggaggaggaaggcaaGGGGAGGAGCCTAGACGAGGATGGCGAGCGGGCGGGGGGGATACAGACGGGTGGTCGTCAAGCTCCCGGATAGCCCCGCCGATCGCGCGCCTTATTTATAACACGCGGCCGGCCATGGATCCATCtcgaagctagctagcttctcgGCGTCAAGCCAGGGGATGGGGGTGGACTCCCAAGTTTAGGCATGGTTTAATTGGCTTTGTTTAGCGCTTGGCCAGAGAGCCGGCCGGAGAGGAGATCCAGTGATTCCCGGATGAATAGCGGGTGGTGGACTTGTTCTGGCTTCCAAGCTAGACTAGAGAGAGTCAATCTACTAGTAGCAGCGAGCGGCTCCCCCGTCGACCAGGGCGTGCGAACTGGAGGACCGTAAAGGAGGCCTCGCTCGCCAACACAGGCCATGGCCCATGGGCTTAGCCCACCACAAGCCCACAACCGACAAGCTTCATGTGGAGGTACGTTCGGTCCACCACGATAACAGGTGCGATAGCAAGTTTCTCTAATCACAGTCCAAATGTCTCGGTCCATTGATTAAGACAAAGAGAGTTGCAATTAATTAGTACcgctcaaaaaagaaattacTAGCTAAAACCCAACGAAGACCTATACATACATCCACAATGTTGTCATAGACCGACCATCTAGGACGGGCTGATATGCCTACTCACACGCACTGCAGTCCGCACATTGGTGAAAGGAAAATCAAAGTCGCCGTTGTTCACATGTGTTATCATCATCCAACACCACTCCTATGTACCAAGAAAACCCTAGCACCCTCCAACACCACTCCTATGTATGAAGAAAACCCTAGCACCCGCTGTTGAAAATTGTTCGTTCTCCTCGCCTCCGGCCGCTGCC
This is a stretch of genomic DNA from Brachypodium distachyon strain Bd21 chromosome 1, Brachypodium_distachyon_v3.0, whole genome shotgun sequence. It encodes these proteins:
- the LOC112271962 gene encoding protein FAR1-RELATED SEQUENCE 1-like, which gives rise to MFNRTGILCGHGLKVLDFMNIKTLPTHYYLKRWTREARNGSILDRQGRNVVENPKLEAQLRYKNLSHKFHTMAYKVVNSLECCLMLENALDNIGPQLEDKLNATTNTMDKQGSGQENVDPNLQQTNEFLTAAKLKKKEVPSKNLRRKKTWLDKLLKGRRPIQVAASKNRGAKQPKKHDGVESQVGVEKDDNNKGANLEIQGCDAIISYTQLLTDAIYDEHIF
- the LOC104582109 gene encoding transcription factor MYB97 is translated as MEMEMSSRGNNGGGGGGGGGELGGLKKGPWTQAEDTVLLEHVRRHGEGNWNAVRREAGLQRCGKSCRLRWANHLRPNLRKGPFSPDEERLILRLHGLIGNKWARISSHLPGRTDNEVKNYWNTRLKRRQRAGQPMYPPDVEREIALFRAHNLNPFAPAPAARAARPAPLVLQDGRNSFALPPKVPSPSSASASAHSPLINQSYPLLNQIQQQQHHHGNHHHAHHHPVLHHHGGGGFRAAAGLPPLPARAREVLHPSNQFHAAADDGGDGLSLGLLEAMLLGEENLTHHHRQTSSQYSPAPGNQDPLHGGKWDFLFDDMKAETGRTANAAVEEMPASMFVGPVSRDQWLQGTGGGSPGPSSVVTTDDEFGGLDVQRLMSSLPLSTGELNWNA